One genomic window of Entelurus aequoreus isolate RoL-2023_Sb linkage group LG07, RoL_Eaeq_v1.1, whole genome shotgun sequence includes the following:
- the LOC133654392 gene encoding craniofacial development protein 2-like — protein MFNEEADKSKEGKAKGVQDPRGVRGAERDVRVQGRSRSRETKKAVQNTGETTGDLEEGRLRKALRESNTDVRITEGKTTTVREHKAYGLSDDLQAISDARKTSVINDELVRLQVDIAVLQETRLVDSGTLRENNFTFFWQGKSAEETREYGVGFAVRNSLLGMIEPCQQGTERLLSLRLHTTTGPVNLISVYAPTLSATRDTKDEFYSQLDALIDRIPKEEHLILLGDFNARVGTDHDSWPSCLGKFGVGKMNENGQRLLEFCSYHDLSITNSFFQTKPQHKVSWRHPRSKHWHQLDLIITRRSALKCVLLTRSFHSADCNTDHLLVYSKMRLLSKKIHRSRPQGKYRIDVSKTAHPDKVAEFTQSLSEVLDSDPPGGSATERWDRIRESVHSTAMMVFGKKQTNNNDRFEANSSILTPAVEERRRAHLEYKRSPSQRTLQVYISAKSKVQRLARQCANEYWLQLCQSIQLAADTGNIRGM, from the exons atgttcAATGAGGAAGCAGACAAGTCCAAAGAGGGCAAGGCAAAAGGGGTCCAAGATCCGcgaggggtccgtggggctgagagagacgtcagagtccaGGGGCGATCGAGGAGTCGGGAAACGAAGAAGGCAGTCCAAAACACCGGGGAAACAACGGGAGATCTCGAAGAGGGACGACTCAGGAAGGCACTGCGGGAGAGCAACACGGACGTCAGAATCACGGagggaaaaacaacaacagtgagagagcataaagcttacG GACTGTCCGACGACCTCCAGGCCATCAGCGATGCTCGGAAGACCTCAGTCATCAACGATGAACTTGTGAGACTGCAGGTTGACATTGCCGTACTGCAGGAGACGCGGCTTGTCGACTCTGGAACTCTCAGAGAAAATAACTTTACGTTCTTCTGGCAAGGGAAGAGTGCAGAGGAAACCAGAGAGTATGGCGTTGGATTTGCTGTCCGGAACTCTCTATTGGGAATGATAGAACCCTGTCAACAAGGCACAGAAAGACTGCTATCACTCCGTCTCCACACCACCACTGGGCCCGTCAACCTGATCAGTGTATATGcaccaacactcagcgccacCAGGGATACCAAGGACGAGTTCTACAGCCAGCTAGACGCTCTTATCGACAGGATCCCAAAAGAAGAGCACCTGATACTGCTAGGTGacttcaacgccagagtgggCACTGATCACGACTCTTGGCCCTCCTGTCTTGGAAAGTTTGGTGTTGGAAAGATGAATGAGAATGGGCAACGACTCCTGGAGTTTTGCTCATACCATGACCTCAGCATCACCAACTCCTTCTTCCAGACAAAGCCTCAGCACAAAGTGTCTTGGAGACACCCTCGCTCCAAACACTGGCACCAGTTAGACCTGATCATCACCAGGCGATCTGCGTTGAAGTGTGTCCTCCTTACCCGCTCCTTTCACAGCGCTGACTGCAATACTGATCACTTGCTGGTGTACTCCAAGATGAGACTTCTGTCTAAGAAGATCCATCGCTCCAGGCCCCAGGGCAAATACCGCATAGATGTGAGCAAGACCGCACATCCTGACAAGGTAGCGGAATTCACCCAATCTCTCTCCGAGGTGCTTGACTCAGATCCTCCTGGTGGCTCAGCCACAGAGAGATGGGACCGCATTAGAGAGTCTGTACACAGCACTGCCATGATGGTCTTTGGAAAGAAGCAGACAAATAACAACGACAGGTTTGAGGCCAACTCCTCTATACTCACTCCAGCCGTAGAAGAACGCCGCAGAGCTCACCTGGAATACAAGCGATCCCCCAGCCAGAGGACCCTGCAGGTGTACATATCTGCCAAGAGCAAAGTACAGAGACTAGCAAGGCAATGTGCTAATGAATACTGGCTCCAGCTCTGCCAGAGCATCCAGTTAGCGGCTGATACTGGAAACATCAGGGGCATGTAA